One window from the genome of Mauremys mutica isolate MM-2020 ecotype Southern chromosome 4, ASM2049712v1, whole genome shotgun sequence encodes:
- the LOC123368629 gene encoding malignant fibrous histiocytoma-amplified sequence 1 homolog isoform X3, whose product MRLRVLPPAVLQDPRVESLNLDRNKLKRVPGISKLGNLRKLILSKNEIADFPEEIQSLVHLEKLELNQNQIRVIPEGIFSCLPRLKHLRLNNNRLSALPKDLATCSSSLQYLNLSNNLFRAVPQAVLDLASLQELYVQNNMLRRLPRELFEGKPLKMFKAHGNPLWQPPNEVCAGGIQQILNYFSQLQNCQGEEDRRVKTMFLGASLAGKSTICKSLKQRQVVLVSEEERTVGIEISEFHIQDFTFLFWDFAGQLEYYVTHHVFITPQALVILVINFQKYQLNKDIFQELVGFWINNLFMRVPNSVVLPVGTHTDCCTEEEVEEKKRDIMSKIQAMLEERRANLTHFINNLESSEESEFYVDQWDRLKEMESCTLTILNLVPVNCTDYWDIKKLETTILEHVKNEKIFPNVIRVLPLVYKEVEAAIVDIVQSEETAEYGMMDLNHLLCEITRREHLSHLDTELFQDILRYLHRIGLIIWYEEIKQLESTVFLQPTFLITMFKILVRYRLVQQLESISVDLLVGEHATIRDQSNWVWTFKSKAMLCQRAMRALVKHQLCSEGMRDIFEEMVGHKAKKGKLFSLLEHFEICLEVRNAKDLNPGAREFVPGKPWETTQDCSEAYYLFPTYLNQSEEVSERWGGDHPEDLHIRAYFSPEIPEGFFQRLMVKACSFYSAHWVAKVTCLLICSGKPLLIKENNQKGYSYIELRSRKPVQRTEFQFTWDFFMAIIFIVRKLSEEWPGLHMCMKAPCRTAGCPAEFFWPDVDGKNTVTKEEIKTCGTCGHRFRTELLLPKVPSDLGVPQPPPPAHYYVTSYGTTTFGPSSIHINRQSILDK is encoded by the exons ATGAGGCTTAGAGTGCtgcctcctgcggtcctgcaggacccCAGAGTGGAGAGCCTGAACCTGGACCGGAACAAGCTGAAACGTGTCCCTGGGATTTCAAAGCTTGGCAACTTGAGAAAGCTGATCTTGTCCAAGAATGAGATCGCAGACTTCCCCGAGGAAATCCAGAGCCTGGTCCACCTGGAGAAGTTGGAACTGAATCAGAACCAAATCCGGGTCATCCCGGAGGGGATCTTCTCCTGTCTTCCCAGGCTCAAACACTTGCGGCTGAACAACAACCGCCTCAGTGCTCTGCCCAAGGATTTggccacctgcagcagcagcctccaGTACCTCAACCTGTCCAACAACTTGTTCCGAGCTGTCCCCCAAGCTGTCCTGGACCTGGCGAGTTTACAGGAGCTCTATGTGCAGAATAACATGCTGCGCCGGCTCCCCAGGGAGCTGTTCGAAGGGAAGCCGCTGAAGATGTTCAAGGCACATGGGAACCCACTGTGGCAGCCTCCCAACGAAGTCTGCGCTGGGGGCATCCAGCAGATCCTGAACTATTTCAGCCAACTGCAGAACTGCCAAGGGGAAGAAGACAGGAGGGTGAAGACCATGTTCCTGGGAGCCTCACTGGCAGGAAAATCCACTATCTGTAAGAGCCTGAAGCAGAGGCAAGTGGTTCTGGTGTCTGAGGAGGAGCGGACAGTTGGGATTGAGATCAGCGAATTCCACATCCAGGacttcacttttctcttctggGACTTTGCTGGGCAGCTGGAGTACTATGTGACCCACCATGTGTTCATTACCCCACAGGCCCTCGTCATCCTGGTCATTAACTTCCAGAA gtacCAGCTCAATAAGGACATCTTCCAGGAGCTGGTTGGCTTCTGGATCAATAACCTCTTCATGCGAGTTCCAAACTCCGTGGTCCTGCCTGTGGGAACCCACACAGACTGCTGCACTGAGGAGGAAGTGGAGGAAAAGAAGCGGGACATCATGAGCAAGATCCAGGCCATGCTGGAGGAAAGAAGGGCAAACCTCACCCACTTCATCAACAACCTGGAAAGCAGTGAGGAGTCTGAATTCTACGTGGACCAGTGGGACAGACTGAAGGAGATGGAGAGCTGCACCTTGACT ATTTTAAACCTTGTTCCTGTCAATTGCACTGATTACTGGGATATTAAAAAACTTGAAACTACTATTTTGGAGCACGTCaagaatgaaaaaatatttcctaatGTTATCCGAGTGCTGCCCCTTGTCTATAAGGAAGTGGAAGCTGCAATTGTAGATATTGTGCAGAGTGAGGAGACAGCAGAATATG GCATGATGGACCTCAACCATTTACTCTGTGAAATCACCCGCCGAGAGCACCTGAGCCATCTGGACACAGAGCTTTTCCAGGACATCCTGAGATACCTCCACCGCATTGGGCTGATTATATGGTATGAAGAAATCAAGCAGCTGGAAAGCACAGTCTTTCTCCAGCCCACCTTTCTGATAACCATGTTCAAG ATTCTTGTTAGATATCGCCTGGTGCAGCAGCTGGAGAGCATCTCCGTGGACCTGCTGGTGGGAGAACACGCTACCATCCGAGACCAGTCCAACTGGGTGTGGACGTTCAAGTCGAAGGCCATGCTGTGCCAGCGGGCCATGCGAGCCTTGGTCAAGCACCAGCTCTGTTCCGAAGGGATGAGGGACATCTTTGAGGAGATGGTGGGGCACAAGGCCAAGAAGGGGAAGCTGTTCAGCCTTCtggagcactttgagatctgcctGGAGGTGAGGAATGCCAAGGACCTCAACCCAGGGGCCAGGGAGTTTGTGCCAGGGAAGCCGTGGGAAACAACGCAGGACTGCAGCGAGGCATATTACTTGTTTCCCACGTATCTCAACCAGAGCGAGGAGGTTTCTGAGAGGTGGGGAGGAGATCATCCGGAGGATCTCCACATCCGGGCTTACTTCTCACCTGAGATCCCAGAGGGCTTCTTCCAAAG GCTCATGGTGAAAGCTTGCTCCTTCTACTCGGCCCACTGGGTTGCGAAGGTCACGTGCCTGCTCATATGCAGCGGCAAACCCTTGCTGATCAAAGAGAACAACCAGAAGGGCTATAGTTATATTGAACTCCGGAGCAGAAAGCCAGTGCAAAGGACAG AATTCCAGTTCACATGGGATTTTTTCATGGCGATCATCTTCATCGTCCGGAAGCTCTCAGAGGAGTGGCCTGGTCTGCACATGTGCATGAAGGCGCCTTGTCGAACGGCAGGATGTCCTGCAGAATTTTTCTGGCCAGATGTGGATGGCAAGAACACAGT gaCGAAGGAAGAAATTAAAACTTGTGGAACATGTGGCCATCGGTTTCGAACTGAGCTGCTTTTACCCAAAG TTCCAAGTGACCTGGGGGttccgcagcccccgccccctgctcactaTTATGTCACTAGCTACGGGACTACAACTTTCGGCCCCAGCAGCATCCACATCAATCGCCAG AGTATCTTGGACAAATGA
- the LOC123368629 gene encoding malignant fibrous histiocytoma-amplified sequence 1 homolog isoform X1 — protein sequence MAQHRACQAQDDCVRKVTLSTMRLRVLPPAVLQDPRVESLNLDRNKLKRVPGISKLGNLRKLILSKNEIADFPEEIQSLVHLEKLELNQNQIRVIPEGIFSCLPRLKHLRLNNNRLSALPKDLATCSSSLQYLNLSNNLFRAVPQAVLDLASLQELYVQNNMLRRLPRELFEGKPLKMFKAHGNPLWQPPNEVCAGGIQQILNYFSQLQNCQGEEDRRVKTMFLGASLAGKSTICKSLKQRQVVLVSEEERTVGIEISEFHIQDFTFLFWDFAGQLEYYVTHHVFITPQALVILVINFQKYQLNKDIFQELVGFWINNLFMRVPNSVVLPVGTHTDCCTEEEVEEKKRDIMSKIQAMLEERRANLTHFINNLESSEESEFYVDQWDRLKEMESCTLTILNLVPVNCTDYWDIKKLETTILEHVKNEKIFPNVIRVLPLVYKEVEAAIVDIVQSEETAEYGMMDLNHLLCEITRREHLSHLDTELFQDILRYLHRIGLIIWYEEIKQLESTVFLQPTFLITMFKILVRYRLVQQLESISVDLLVGEHATIRDQSNWVWTFKSKAMLCQRAMRALVKHQLCSEGMRDIFEEMVGHKAKKGKLFSLLEHFEICLEVRNAKDLNPGAREFVPGKPWETTQDCSEAYYLFPTYLNQSEEVSERWGGDHPEDLHIRAYFSPEIPEGFFQRLMVKACSFYSAHWVAKVTCLLICSGKPLLIKENNQKGYSYIELRSRKPVQRTEFQFTWDFFMAIIFIVRKLSEEWPGLHMCMKAPCRTAGCPAEFFWPDVDGKNTVTKEEIKTCGTCGHRFRTELLLPKVPSDLGVPQPPPPAHYYVTSYGTTTFGPSSIHINRQSILDK from the exons GTCAGGCGCAAGATGACTGCGTGAGGAAAGTGACTCTCTCCACAATGAGGCTTAGAGTGCtgcctcctgcggtcctgcaggacccCAGAGTGGAGAGCCTGAACCTGGACCGGAACAAGCTGAAACGTGTCCCTGGGATTTCAAAGCTTGGCAACTTGAGAAAGCTGATCTTGTCCAAGAATGAGATCGCAGACTTCCCCGAGGAAATCCAGAGCCTGGTCCACCTGGAGAAGTTGGAACTGAATCAGAACCAAATCCGGGTCATCCCGGAGGGGATCTTCTCCTGTCTTCCCAGGCTCAAACACTTGCGGCTGAACAACAACCGCCTCAGTGCTCTGCCCAAGGATTTggccacctgcagcagcagcctccaGTACCTCAACCTGTCCAACAACTTGTTCCGAGCTGTCCCCCAAGCTGTCCTGGACCTGGCGAGTTTACAGGAGCTCTATGTGCAGAATAACATGCTGCGCCGGCTCCCCAGGGAGCTGTTCGAAGGGAAGCCGCTGAAGATGTTCAAGGCACATGGGAACCCACTGTGGCAGCCTCCCAACGAAGTCTGCGCTGGGGGCATCCAGCAGATCCTGAACTATTTCAGCCAACTGCAGAACTGCCAAGGGGAAGAAGACAGGAGGGTGAAGACCATGTTCCTGGGAGCCTCACTGGCAGGAAAATCCACTATCTGTAAGAGCCTGAAGCAGAGGCAAGTGGTTCTGGTGTCTGAGGAGGAGCGGACAGTTGGGATTGAGATCAGCGAATTCCACATCCAGGacttcacttttctcttctggGACTTTGCTGGGCAGCTGGAGTACTATGTGACCCACCATGTGTTCATTACCCCACAGGCCCTCGTCATCCTGGTCATTAACTTCCAGAA gtacCAGCTCAATAAGGACATCTTCCAGGAGCTGGTTGGCTTCTGGATCAATAACCTCTTCATGCGAGTTCCAAACTCCGTGGTCCTGCCTGTGGGAACCCACACAGACTGCTGCACTGAGGAGGAAGTGGAGGAAAAGAAGCGGGACATCATGAGCAAGATCCAGGCCATGCTGGAGGAAAGAAGGGCAAACCTCACCCACTTCATCAACAACCTGGAAAGCAGTGAGGAGTCTGAATTCTACGTGGACCAGTGGGACAGACTGAAGGAGATGGAGAGCTGCACCTTGACT ATTTTAAACCTTGTTCCTGTCAATTGCACTGATTACTGGGATATTAAAAAACTTGAAACTACTATTTTGGAGCACGTCaagaatgaaaaaatatttcctaatGTTATCCGAGTGCTGCCCCTTGTCTATAAGGAAGTGGAAGCTGCAATTGTAGATATTGTGCAGAGTGAGGAGACAGCAGAATATG GCATGATGGACCTCAACCATTTACTCTGTGAAATCACCCGCCGAGAGCACCTGAGCCATCTGGACACAGAGCTTTTCCAGGACATCCTGAGATACCTCCACCGCATTGGGCTGATTATATGGTATGAAGAAATCAAGCAGCTGGAAAGCACAGTCTTTCTCCAGCCCACCTTTCTGATAACCATGTTCAAG ATTCTTGTTAGATATCGCCTGGTGCAGCAGCTGGAGAGCATCTCCGTGGACCTGCTGGTGGGAGAACACGCTACCATCCGAGACCAGTCCAACTGGGTGTGGACGTTCAAGTCGAAGGCCATGCTGTGCCAGCGGGCCATGCGAGCCTTGGTCAAGCACCAGCTCTGTTCCGAAGGGATGAGGGACATCTTTGAGGAGATGGTGGGGCACAAGGCCAAGAAGGGGAAGCTGTTCAGCCTTCtggagcactttgagatctgcctGGAGGTGAGGAATGCCAAGGACCTCAACCCAGGGGCCAGGGAGTTTGTGCCAGGGAAGCCGTGGGAAACAACGCAGGACTGCAGCGAGGCATATTACTTGTTTCCCACGTATCTCAACCAGAGCGAGGAGGTTTCTGAGAGGTGGGGAGGAGATCATCCGGAGGATCTCCACATCCGGGCTTACTTCTCACCTGAGATCCCAGAGGGCTTCTTCCAAAG GCTCATGGTGAAAGCTTGCTCCTTCTACTCGGCCCACTGGGTTGCGAAGGTCACGTGCCTGCTCATATGCAGCGGCAAACCCTTGCTGATCAAAGAGAACAACCAGAAGGGCTATAGTTATATTGAACTCCGGAGCAGAAAGCCAGTGCAAAGGACAG AATTCCAGTTCACATGGGATTTTTTCATGGCGATCATCTTCATCGTCCGGAAGCTCTCAGAGGAGTGGCCTGGTCTGCACATGTGCATGAAGGCGCCTTGTCGAACGGCAGGATGTCCTGCAGAATTTTTCTGGCCAGATGTGGATGGCAAGAACACAGT gaCGAAGGAAGAAATTAAAACTTGTGGAACATGTGGCCATCGGTTTCGAACTGAGCTGCTTTTACCCAAAG TTCCAAGTGACCTGGGGGttccgcagcccccgccccctgctcactaTTATGTCACTAGCTACGGGACTACAACTTTCGGCCCCAGCAGCATCCACATCAATCGCCAG AGTATCTTGGACAAATGA
- the LOC123368629 gene encoding malignant fibrous histiocytoma-amplified sequence 1 homolog isoform X2 translates to MAQHRACQAQDDCVRKVTLSTMRLRVLPPAVLQDPRVESLNLDRNKLKRVPGISKLGNLRKLILSKNEIADFPEEIQSLVHLEKLELNQNQIRVIPEGIFSCLPRLKHLRLNNNRLSALPKDLATCSSSLQYLNLSNNLFRAVPQAVLDLASLQELYVQNNMLRRLPRELFEGKPLKMFKAHGNPLWQPPNEVCAGGIQQILNYFSQLQNCQGEEDRRVKTMFLGASLAGKSTICKSLKQRQVVLVSEEERTVGIEISEFHIQDFTFLFWDFAGQLEYYVTHHVFITPQALVILVINFQKYQLNKDIFQELVGFWINNLFMRVPNSVVLPVGTHTDCCTEEEVEEKKRDIMSKIQAMLEERRANLTHFINNLESSEESEFYVDQWDRLKEMESCTLTILNLVPVNCTDYWDIKKLETTILEHVKNEKIFPNVIRVLPLVYKEVEAAIVDIVQSEETAEYGMMDLNHLLCEITRREHLSHLDTELFQDILRYLHRIGLIIWYEEIKQLESTVFLQPTFLITMFKILVRYRLVQQLESISVDLLVGEHATIRDQSNWVWTFKSKAMLCQRAMRALVKHQLCSEGMRDIFEEMVGHKAKKGKLFSLLEHFEICLEVRNAKDLNPGAREFVPGKPWETTQDCSEAYYLFPTYLNQSEEVSERWGGDHPEDLHIRAYFSPEIPEGFFQRLMVKACSFYSAHWVAKVTCLLICSGKPLLIKENNQKGYSYIELRSRKPVQRTEFQFTWDFFMAIIFIVRKLSEEWPGLHMCMKAPCRTAGCPAEFFWPDVDGKNTVTKEEIKTCGTCGHRFRTELLLPKVPSDLGVPQPPPPAHYYVTSYGTTTFGPSSIHINRQEPPST, encoded by the exons GTCAGGCGCAAGATGACTGCGTGAGGAAAGTGACTCTCTCCACAATGAGGCTTAGAGTGCtgcctcctgcggtcctgcaggacccCAGAGTGGAGAGCCTGAACCTGGACCGGAACAAGCTGAAACGTGTCCCTGGGATTTCAAAGCTTGGCAACTTGAGAAAGCTGATCTTGTCCAAGAATGAGATCGCAGACTTCCCCGAGGAAATCCAGAGCCTGGTCCACCTGGAGAAGTTGGAACTGAATCAGAACCAAATCCGGGTCATCCCGGAGGGGATCTTCTCCTGTCTTCCCAGGCTCAAACACTTGCGGCTGAACAACAACCGCCTCAGTGCTCTGCCCAAGGATTTggccacctgcagcagcagcctccaGTACCTCAACCTGTCCAACAACTTGTTCCGAGCTGTCCCCCAAGCTGTCCTGGACCTGGCGAGTTTACAGGAGCTCTATGTGCAGAATAACATGCTGCGCCGGCTCCCCAGGGAGCTGTTCGAAGGGAAGCCGCTGAAGATGTTCAAGGCACATGGGAACCCACTGTGGCAGCCTCCCAACGAAGTCTGCGCTGGGGGCATCCAGCAGATCCTGAACTATTTCAGCCAACTGCAGAACTGCCAAGGGGAAGAAGACAGGAGGGTGAAGACCATGTTCCTGGGAGCCTCACTGGCAGGAAAATCCACTATCTGTAAGAGCCTGAAGCAGAGGCAAGTGGTTCTGGTGTCTGAGGAGGAGCGGACAGTTGGGATTGAGATCAGCGAATTCCACATCCAGGacttcacttttctcttctggGACTTTGCTGGGCAGCTGGAGTACTATGTGACCCACCATGTGTTCATTACCCCACAGGCCCTCGTCATCCTGGTCATTAACTTCCAGAA gtacCAGCTCAATAAGGACATCTTCCAGGAGCTGGTTGGCTTCTGGATCAATAACCTCTTCATGCGAGTTCCAAACTCCGTGGTCCTGCCTGTGGGAACCCACACAGACTGCTGCACTGAGGAGGAAGTGGAGGAAAAGAAGCGGGACATCATGAGCAAGATCCAGGCCATGCTGGAGGAAAGAAGGGCAAACCTCACCCACTTCATCAACAACCTGGAAAGCAGTGAGGAGTCTGAATTCTACGTGGACCAGTGGGACAGACTGAAGGAGATGGAGAGCTGCACCTTGACT ATTTTAAACCTTGTTCCTGTCAATTGCACTGATTACTGGGATATTAAAAAACTTGAAACTACTATTTTGGAGCACGTCaagaatgaaaaaatatttcctaatGTTATCCGAGTGCTGCCCCTTGTCTATAAGGAAGTGGAAGCTGCAATTGTAGATATTGTGCAGAGTGAGGAGACAGCAGAATATG GCATGATGGACCTCAACCATTTACTCTGTGAAATCACCCGCCGAGAGCACCTGAGCCATCTGGACACAGAGCTTTTCCAGGACATCCTGAGATACCTCCACCGCATTGGGCTGATTATATGGTATGAAGAAATCAAGCAGCTGGAAAGCACAGTCTTTCTCCAGCCCACCTTTCTGATAACCATGTTCAAG ATTCTTGTTAGATATCGCCTGGTGCAGCAGCTGGAGAGCATCTCCGTGGACCTGCTGGTGGGAGAACACGCTACCATCCGAGACCAGTCCAACTGGGTGTGGACGTTCAAGTCGAAGGCCATGCTGTGCCAGCGGGCCATGCGAGCCTTGGTCAAGCACCAGCTCTGTTCCGAAGGGATGAGGGACATCTTTGAGGAGATGGTGGGGCACAAGGCCAAGAAGGGGAAGCTGTTCAGCCTTCtggagcactttgagatctgcctGGAGGTGAGGAATGCCAAGGACCTCAACCCAGGGGCCAGGGAGTTTGTGCCAGGGAAGCCGTGGGAAACAACGCAGGACTGCAGCGAGGCATATTACTTGTTTCCCACGTATCTCAACCAGAGCGAGGAGGTTTCTGAGAGGTGGGGAGGAGATCATCCGGAGGATCTCCACATCCGGGCTTACTTCTCACCTGAGATCCCAGAGGGCTTCTTCCAAAG GCTCATGGTGAAAGCTTGCTCCTTCTACTCGGCCCACTGGGTTGCGAAGGTCACGTGCCTGCTCATATGCAGCGGCAAACCCTTGCTGATCAAAGAGAACAACCAGAAGGGCTATAGTTATATTGAACTCCGGAGCAGAAAGCCAGTGCAAAGGACAG AATTCCAGTTCACATGGGATTTTTTCATGGCGATCATCTTCATCGTCCGGAAGCTCTCAGAGGAGTGGCCTGGTCTGCACATGTGCATGAAGGCGCCTTGTCGAACGGCAGGATGTCCTGCAGAATTTTTCTGGCCAGATGTGGATGGCAAGAACACAGT gaCGAAGGAAGAAATTAAAACTTGTGGAACATGTGGCCATCGGTTTCGAACTGAGCTGCTTTTACCCAAAG TTCCAAGTGACCTGGGGGttccgcagcccccgccccctgctcactaTTATGTCACTAGCTACGGGACTACAACTTTCGGCCCCAGCAGCATCCACATCAATCGCCAG
- the LOC123368629 gene encoding malignant fibrous histiocytoma-amplified sequence 1 homolog isoform X4: MAQHRACQAQDDCVRKVTLSTMRLRVLPPAVLQDPRVESLNLDRNKLKRVPGISKLGNLRKLILSKNEIADFPEEIQSLVHLEKLELNQNQIRVIPEGIFSCLPRLKHLRLNNNRLSALPKDLATCSSSLQYLNLSNNLFRAVPQAVLDLASLQELYVQNNMLRRLPRELFEGKPLKMFKAHGNPLWQPPNEVCAGGIQQILNYFSQLQNCQGEEDRRVKTMFLGASLAGKSTICKSLKQRQVVLVSEEERTVGIEISEFHIQDFTFLFWDFAGQLEYYVTHHVFITPQALVILVINFQKYQLNKDIFQELVGFWINNLFMRVPNSVVLPVGTHTDCCTEEEVEEKKRDIMSKIQAMLEERRANLTHFINNLESSEESEFYVDQWDRLKEMESCTLTILNLVPVNCTDYWDIKKLETTILEHVKNEKIFPNVIRVLPLVYKEVEAAIVDIVQSEETAEYGMMDLNHLLCEITRREHLSHLDTELFQDILRYLHRIGLIIWYEEIKQLESTVFLQPTFLITMFKILVRYRLVQQLESISVDLLVGEHATIRDQSNWVWTFKSKAMLCQRAMRALVKHQLCSEGMRDIFEEMVGHKAKKGKLFSLLEHFEICLEVRNAKDLNPGAREFVPGKPWETTQDCSEAYYLFPTYLNQSEEVSERWGGDHPEDLHIRAYFSPEIPEGFFQRK, encoded by the exons GTCAGGCGCAAGATGACTGCGTGAGGAAAGTGACTCTCTCCACAATGAGGCTTAGAGTGCtgcctcctgcggtcctgcaggacccCAGAGTGGAGAGCCTGAACCTGGACCGGAACAAGCTGAAACGTGTCCCTGGGATTTCAAAGCTTGGCAACTTGAGAAAGCTGATCTTGTCCAAGAATGAGATCGCAGACTTCCCCGAGGAAATCCAGAGCCTGGTCCACCTGGAGAAGTTGGAACTGAATCAGAACCAAATCCGGGTCATCCCGGAGGGGATCTTCTCCTGTCTTCCCAGGCTCAAACACTTGCGGCTGAACAACAACCGCCTCAGTGCTCTGCCCAAGGATTTggccacctgcagcagcagcctccaGTACCTCAACCTGTCCAACAACTTGTTCCGAGCTGTCCCCCAAGCTGTCCTGGACCTGGCGAGTTTACAGGAGCTCTATGTGCAGAATAACATGCTGCGCCGGCTCCCCAGGGAGCTGTTCGAAGGGAAGCCGCTGAAGATGTTCAAGGCACATGGGAACCCACTGTGGCAGCCTCCCAACGAAGTCTGCGCTGGGGGCATCCAGCAGATCCTGAACTATTTCAGCCAACTGCAGAACTGCCAAGGGGAAGAAGACAGGAGGGTGAAGACCATGTTCCTGGGAGCCTCACTGGCAGGAAAATCCACTATCTGTAAGAGCCTGAAGCAGAGGCAAGTGGTTCTGGTGTCTGAGGAGGAGCGGACAGTTGGGATTGAGATCAGCGAATTCCACATCCAGGacttcacttttctcttctggGACTTTGCTGGGCAGCTGGAGTACTATGTGACCCACCATGTGTTCATTACCCCACAGGCCCTCGTCATCCTGGTCATTAACTTCCAGAA gtacCAGCTCAATAAGGACATCTTCCAGGAGCTGGTTGGCTTCTGGATCAATAACCTCTTCATGCGAGTTCCAAACTCCGTGGTCCTGCCTGTGGGAACCCACACAGACTGCTGCACTGAGGAGGAAGTGGAGGAAAAGAAGCGGGACATCATGAGCAAGATCCAGGCCATGCTGGAGGAAAGAAGGGCAAACCTCACCCACTTCATCAACAACCTGGAAAGCAGTGAGGAGTCTGAATTCTACGTGGACCAGTGGGACAGACTGAAGGAGATGGAGAGCTGCACCTTGACT ATTTTAAACCTTGTTCCTGTCAATTGCACTGATTACTGGGATATTAAAAAACTTGAAACTACTATTTTGGAGCACGTCaagaatgaaaaaatatttcctaatGTTATCCGAGTGCTGCCCCTTGTCTATAAGGAAGTGGAAGCTGCAATTGTAGATATTGTGCAGAGTGAGGAGACAGCAGAATATG GCATGATGGACCTCAACCATTTACTCTGTGAAATCACCCGCCGAGAGCACCTGAGCCATCTGGACACAGAGCTTTTCCAGGACATCCTGAGATACCTCCACCGCATTGGGCTGATTATATGGTATGAAGAAATCAAGCAGCTGGAAAGCACAGTCTTTCTCCAGCCCACCTTTCTGATAACCATGTTCAAG ATTCTTGTTAGATATCGCCTGGTGCAGCAGCTGGAGAGCATCTCCGTGGACCTGCTGGTGGGAGAACACGCTACCATCCGAGACCAGTCCAACTGGGTGTGGACGTTCAAGTCGAAGGCCATGCTGTGCCAGCGGGCCATGCGAGCCTTGGTCAAGCACCAGCTCTGTTCCGAAGGGATGAGGGACATCTTTGAGGAGATGGTGGGGCACAAGGCCAAGAAGGGGAAGCTGTTCAGCCTTCtggagcactttgagatctgcctGGAGGTGAGGAATGCCAAGGACCTCAACCCAGGGGCCAGGGAGTTTGTGCCAGGGAAGCCGTGGGAAACAACGCAGGACTGCAGCGAGGCATATTACTTGTTTCCCACGTATCTCAACCAGAGCGAGGAGGTTTCTGAGAGGTGGGGAGGAGATCATCCGGAGGATCTCCACATCCGGGCTTACTTCTCACCTGAGATCCCAGAGGGCTTCTTCCAAAG AAAATGA